The DNA region GTCAATTCAGTCATTATTTCTTGGTCATGGTGTACTTGAAGAACATAACCGCAAGTTACAAAACATCTACCGGCAGATTGAAAAGAACGAAATTAGGTATGAGGATTATTTAATTGATGATGCAGAATATGTAATTGTCGCATTCGGTTCCGTGGCGCGAATTGCTCGCGCTGCAGTAGACCGATTAAGAAAAGAACATGTTAAAGCAGGATTAATTCGTCCGATAACATTATATCCGTTTCCCTATCAACACATCAATGACGTTGCGGATAATGTCAAACGATTTCTAACAGTGGAAATGAATATGGGGCAAATGGTAGAAGATGTCCGATTAGCAGTTTTTGGTAAGGCACCGGTGGATTTCTATGGGAGAACCGCTGGGGGGATTCCAGAAGTTGAAATTATCGTTGAATATATTCAGCGATATTGTCATTAGTTGTTTTTCTAGTATGTAGATTTGTAAAAATATAAGGACTATGGAGAAAATATTTAGTAAACCCGAGTCGCTAACTGATACGAAAACTATTTACTGTTCAGGTTGTGGCCATGGAATTGTGCATCGGTTGATTGCAGAAGTTATTGATGAACTTGGATTACGTGAACGAACGGTTGGGGTGGTTCCGGTAGGTTGTGCGGTTCTCGGTTATGATTATTTTAATTTCGATACGACTGAAGCGGCGCATGGTCGAACCCCAGCGGTAGCAACAGGGATAAAGCGGGTCCTACCACACAATCTCGTTTTCAGCTATCAAGGGGATGGCGATTTAGCGGCTATCGGAACTGCGGAAATTATCCATAGTGCTAATCGCGGTGAACGGATAACCGTTATTTTTATCAATAATGCAGTGTATGGAATGACTGGCGGGCAGATGGCACCTACGACGATTCTCGGTCAGAAAACGGCGACTACTCCGAAAGGGCGCGATGCGCGGGTAGATGGATTTCCATTAAGAATCTCGGAATTATTAGCAAATCTTGATGGAACAGCATATATTGAGAGAACAGCGGTTAATACACCGAAAAATATCCGGAAAACTAGGTTAGCAATAAGAAAAGCATTTGAATTGCAGTTGCAAGATGTTGGGTTCACGATGGTAGAAATTCTGTCTATGTGTCCTACCGATTGGCATTTAACTCCGCTAGAATCATGTCGATGGATTGATGAAGTTTTATCAAAAACTTTTCCATTAGGAGTTATTAAAGATTTCACAAAATAAATTATGCATGAAGAAATAATTGCTGCGGGATACGGTGGTCAAGGGTTGGTTTTTCTCGGTCATGTTTTAGCGCATCTGGGAATGTTGCTCGGCAAAAATGTAACTTCATTCCCTTCCTACGGAGCGGAAATGCGCGGGGGAACTGCTCATTGCGCGGTTATCATTTCCGATACCGAAATTGCCTCACCAGTAGTCGAACGACCTACTTCATTAATTGTTATGAATCAGCAATCATTGGACAAATTTGAAAAAGAGTTATTACCAAACGGGACAATCGTTATCAACAGTTCGCTAGCGAAAGTTGCTAACCAGAGAAAAGATATACAGTACAATTTCATACCAGCAAGCGAATTGGCTGATAAACTCGGGAATATTCAAACCGCAAATATGGTGATTTTAGGGGCATATTTGAATCTGATAAAGTTAGCGACAATAACTCAAACGGAACAAGCGTTACGTGCGGTTTTGTCGTCGAAACGCGCCCATTTAATTGATATAAATCTAAAAGCATTGCAAGTAGGATTTGAGTATAGGAGTGAGAAATAAATTTTACAAATTTCACTGGATAATATGTTTACAAAAGTATCTCGTATTTGGTATAATAAATGTAACAAAATATAAAAGTTATAAGGCTTCGAGGCGAAAATCAAGAAGCCTTAATTTATGTTCAAAGGAGGTAGTTTATCTTGGCAAAGATGGTAGAGATACGATGGCATGGTCGCGGTGGTCAAGGGGTTAAAACTGCAGCGACAATGCTTGCAGAAGCAGCGTTAAATGAAGGAAAGTTTTCCCAAGGGTTTCCAGAATATGGTCCAGAACGGATGGGAGCGCCCGTGCGAGGATATACGCGATTGAGTGATTCTGTGATTAATATCCATTGTGCAATATACAATCCACAAGTAGTTGTTGTACTAGATCCGACCTTACTAGGCAGTGAAAATATTGCAGAAGGATTGGTTGAAAATGGCAAGATACTAGTGAATACGCCGTTATCTCCAGCGGAAGTGAGGAGACAAATTCAGTTAAATGGAACCGCAAAAATTTATACGGTAAATGCGACGCAAATCGCGTTAGATGAATTAAAACGTGAAATACCGAATATGCCGATGCTAGGCGCGTTAGTCCGGATTGCAGAAGTGCTCAAACTTGAAACGATTGAAGAAGATTTAAAAAAGAAATTCGGTAAAAAGTTCCGGGCTGAAGTTGTCGAAGGCAATCTGCGCGCAGTTCGTCGTGCATATAATGAAGTTAAAGGAGAATAACCCGTATGGTAAAAGATAAGAAAGAAACTTGGAAAGAATTACCGGAAGGAGTGCTTATATTAGAAGCAGGTAATGCGGATAAATATGAAACCGGTTCTTGGCGAACCTATCGTCCGAGATATATTCAAGAAAACTGTATCCATTGTTTATTCTGCTATATATATTGTCCGGATTCAGCAGTTTTTGTAAAAGATGGTAAACGAGGTGAATTTGATTATGCTCATTGCAAAGGTTGCGGAATTTGTGCGAAAGAATGTCCGGCGAAAAATAAAGCGATTGTTATGGAGTTAGAAATTAAAGACAAATAAAATTTTTTAAGAGAGGGAATGATGTATGGCAGTAGTTAACGCTAAAGAAGAATTGATTGTATCACTTACCGGCAATGATGCAGTCGCTGAAGCGATGCGGCAGATTAATCCAGATGTGGTTGCCGCATATCCGATAACTCCGCAAACTGAATTAATGCATAAATTTGCGGAATATGTTGCTGATGGACTCGTGAAAACCGAATTTGTTCTAGTAGAATCAGAACATAGTGCAATGAGTGCATGTATTGGTGCTTCAGCTGCAGGAGCGAGAGCGATGACTGCGACATCGGCGTGCGGTTTAGCTTTGATGTGGGAGGTATTATATGTTGCTGCGGGAATGCGATTGCCGATTGTTATGACCGACGTTAATCGCGCACTATCCGCTCCGATTAATATCCATTGTGACCATAGCGATACTATGGGAGCTCGCGATAGTGGCTGGATTCAGCTATATGCCGAAAATGCACAGGAAGCCTATGATAATGTGATTCAAGCGATTCGGATTGCTGAACATCCGAAAGTTAGACTCCCGGTAATGGTTTGTATGGATGGATTTATTATCAGCCATACGAATGAACGGCTTGAACTACTACCGGATGATGTGGTAACAAATTTTGTGGGTGAATATAAACCAGAACATTATCTGCTTGATGTTGACCATCCGGTAACGTTTGGTCCATTAGATTTACAGGATTACTATTTTGAACATCGGCGGCAGCAAGCAGAAGCGATGCGGAACGCTGGTCCAATTATTCTTGACATCGGAAAAGAATTCGAAAAAATTTCCGGTCGTTCTTATGGATATTTTGAAGCGTATAGAATGGACGATGCGGAATTAGTTATCATCTGTCTCGGTTCAACTGCGGGGACAACGAAAGTGGTGGTTGACCAGTTACGAGAAAAAGGGAAGAAAGTCGGATTGCTTAAACCACGGGTATTTCGTCCATTCCCATATCAAGAGTTAATCAACGTACTAAAGAACGTTAAAGCGGTTGCGGTGCTTGACCGGTCAGATTCGTTTAACGGATTCAGTGGCCCGTTATTTAGTGAACTCCGTGGTGCACTCTACGGTTCAGAAGCAAATCCGAAAATAGTTGATTATATTTATGGGTTAGGTGGACGAGATATTGGATTAGAAGAAATTGAACGGGTTTATACTGATTTAGATACAATTGTTAAAACCGGTAAAATCGAACAGTTAGTGACCTATTTAGGCGTTCGTGAATAAACTTAATTAACGAGAGGGAATATTATGGCAGTCAATCTAAAACAAATATCAAATAAACCGGATTTACTGACCGGTGGACATAGAGCCTGTGCAGGTTGTACCGGTCCGAGTATTATTCGTCAAGCGTTACTCGCTTCTGATTATCCAGTAGTATGCAGTTCTGCTACCGGATGTATGGAAGTGGTTACTACGATATTTCCATATACTGCTTGGCGGGTACCGTTTATCCATAATGCGTTTGAGAATTCTGCAGCAACCATGAGCGGAGTTGAAGCAGCATATCAATCGCTTAAACGACAAGGGAAGATTAATAAAGAAATCCGATTTAT from bacterium includes:
- a CDS encoding 4Fe-4S binding protein, with the protein product MVKDKKETWKELPEGVLILEAGNADKYETGSWRTYRPRYIQENCIHCLFCYIYCPDSAVFVKDGKRGEFDYAHCKGCGICAKECPAKNKAIVMELEIKDK
- a CDS encoding 2-oxoacid:acceptor oxidoreductase family protein, with the protein product MVEIRWHGRGGQGVKTAATMLAEAALNEGKFSQGFPEYGPERMGAPVRGYTRLSDSVINIHCAIYNPQVVVVLDPTLLGSENIAEGLVENGKILVNTPLSPAEVRRQIQLNGTAKIYTVNATQIALDELKREIPNMPMLGALVRIAEVLKLETIEEDLKKKFGKKFRAEVVEGNLRAVRRAYNEVKGE
- a CDS encoding 2-oxoacid:acceptor oxidoreductase family protein is translated as MHEEIIAAGYGGQGLVFLGHVLAHLGMLLGKNVTSFPSYGAEMRGGTAHCAVIISDTEIASPVVERPTSLIVMNQQSLDKFEKELLPNGTIVINSSLAKVANQRKDIQYNFIPASELADKLGNIQTANMVILGAYLNLIKLATITQTEQALRAVLSSKRAHLIDINLKALQVGFEYRSEK
- the porA gene encoding pyruvate ferredoxin oxidoreductase — protein: MAVVNAKEELIVSLTGNDAVAEAMRQINPDVVAAYPITPQTELMHKFAEYVADGLVKTEFVLVESEHSAMSACIGASAAGARAMTATSACGLALMWEVLYVAAGMRLPIVMTDVNRALSAPINIHCDHSDTMGARDSGWIQLYAENAQEAYDNVIQAIRIAEHPKVRLPVMVCMDGFIISHTNERLELLPDDVVTNFVGEYKPEHYLLDVDHPVTFGPLDLQDYYFEHRRQQAEAMRNAGPIILDIGKEFEKISGRSYGYFEAYRMDDAELVIICLGSTAGTTKVVVDQLREKGKKVGLLKPRVFRPFPYQELINVLKNVKAVAVLDRSDSFNGFSGPLFSELRGALYGSEANPKIVDYIYGLGGRDIGLEEIERVYTDLDTIVKTGKIEQLVTYLGVRE
- a CDS encoding thiamine pyrophosphate-dependent enzyme; protein product: MEKIFSKPESLTDTKTIYCSGCGHGIVHRLIAEVIDELGLRERTVGVVPVGCAVLGYDYFNFDTTEAAHGRTPAVATGIKRVLPHNLVFSYQGDGDLAAIGTAEIIHSANRGERITVIFINNAVYGMTGGQMAPTTILGQKTATTPKGRDARVDGFPLRISELLANLDGTAYIERTAVNTPKNIRKTRLAIRKAFELQLQDVGFTMVEILSMCPTDWHLTPLESCRWIDEVLSKTFPLGVIKDFTK